The Plasmodium malariae genome assembly, contig: PmUG01_00_28, whole genome shotgun sequence genome has a window encoding:
- the PmUG01_00054400 gene encoding fam-l protein gives MEEKIKLMFLTKIVAFILLTCIRDNRDLAWFNIMQSEKFNHNRKLQEKTCLSLTKYNQDNSSCIVGLNEEISRSGKDVRTHMYNNEVDKVSKKQLNKSSMNNKRGHKNDKKNKSCIFETKKYSRLEKKIFKELDFSNFLRSNRTISNKLYKKITLKKYGLRIVIPLLLFLLLLISLILDLSGSYGIINVLSTKMKTLGSNVWKTFGQNFGYLIGKTLGDYLRPLFTEPSWASTSDPAKVFATTGLFGFIVYIIPFMILGVTFISWIIYYHRKVKKYEKIKFRRR, from the exons atggaagaaaaaataaagttaatGTTTCTAACTAAAATTGTTGCGTTTATCCTTTTAACTTGTATAAGAGATAACAGAGATCTG gcTTGGTTTAACATAATGCAGAGTGAGAAATTTAATCATAATAGAAAATTACAAGAAAAAACTTGTCTATCGCTAACAAAATATAACCAGGATAATAGTTCATGTATTGTAGGATTAAATGAAGAGATATCACGTAGTGGAAAAGACGTACGAACACACatgtataataatgaagTAGATAAAGTAagtaaaaaacaattaaacaaaagttcaatgaataataagagaggtcataaaaatgataagaaaaataaatcatgtatttttgaaacaaaaaaatattcccgtttagaaaaaaaaatattcaaagaattAGATTTTTCGAATTTTCTTAGAAGCAATAGGACAATTAGCAATAAactttacaaaaaaataacgCTCAAAAAATACGGATTACGAATTGTCATacctttattattgtttttgttattactaatatctttaattttaGATTTATCTGGGAGTTATGGAATTATAAATGTGTTGAGTACGAAGATGAAAACACTTGGTTCAAATGTTTGGAAGACTTTTGGCCAAAATTTTGGATATCTTATAGGAAAAACTTTAGGAGATTATTTAAGGCCGCTTTTTACAGAGCCCAGCTGGGCATCCACAAGTGATCCAGCGAAGGTTTTCGCGACAACAGGTTTATTTggttttattgtatatattatacctTTCATGATATTAGGTGTAACATTTATATCATGGATAATTTATTATCAcagaaaagttaaaaaatatgaaaaaattaagtttagAAGAAGATAA
- the PmUG01_00054600 gene encoding fam-m protein, translating into MELKINPILFIITTFTFLKRIFFFNHDGLTFNKFVGDNFMQCRILDKRNYRLLAKCKKDKDSNNIYLNEFFPNNDKKENKYITNNKKWNKEINTKSNKSLLNKAQYYTEVIDYNNGIFDGKHFHFEKKLIRKKDYDAFLEKKRRIRDISLKKIKFKSYRFGSAIFLLFLLLGIGLPILQGLELLKNAGDAIKKLQYMDSVWSAIETCLGTAKNHFFFIAFSTIIFILVVMLVIMIPKILRNNEKYNRIKAMYE; encoded by the exons atggaactaaaaattaatccaatcttatttattataactacttttacttttttaaagaggattttcttttttaaccATGATGgg ttaacTTTTAACAAATTTGTAGGTGATAATTTTATGCAGTGTAGAATATTAGACAAAAGAAATTATCGATTACTagcaaaatgtaaaaaggataaagattcaaataacatatatttaaacgaattttttccaaataatgataaaaaagaaaataaatatataactaataataaaaaatggaataaagaaataaacacGAAATCCAACAaaagtttattaaataaagctCAGTACTATACAGAAGTCATAGATTACAATAATGGAATATTTGATGGAAagcattttcattttgaaaaaaaattaataagaaaaaaagattatgatGCTTTTctagaaaaaaagaggagaATTAGagatatatctttaaaaaaaataaaatttaaaagttaCAGATTTGGAAGTGccatatttttactttttttattgttggGAATAGGTTTACCCATATTACAAGGATTGGAGCTATTAAAAAATGCTGGAGATGcgattaaaaaattacaatatatgGACAGTGTGTGGTCAGCTATAGAAACATGTTTAGGTACGgcaaaaaatcattttttttttatagcatTTAGCACaattatctttatattaGTTGTTATGCTTGTAATAATGATTcctaaaattttaagaaataatgaaaaatataacagaaTAAAGGCGATGTATGAGTAA
- the PmUG01_00054700 gene encoding fam-l protein encodes MEQKTKTHLLIDIVEIILLSWMFHFNSDVGMFDMSLNKHCNCAKEFEARNYRLLGGYKYNIDSKVIFTKEEMPNIVLTNKKDICNSEEGLQRKVNKSNGCSPSITRSRKKDMNKKSCTFETKKYSHLEKKIFKELDYENFLKKNRTITDKMYKKIMLKKYRLRLTLPLLFFSLLLIIFLVDLSWDLIGGNEGLWGALGLSTHLKILADGSLKNFLGLLKTFKGFWKPAFKEASTAVSEINILWNLFGILIYFIPFVILGFTLILGIIYHHKKVKKYEKIKFRKR; translated from the exons atggaacaaaaaacaaaaacccACTTACTTATTGATATTGTTGAGATTATCCTATTATCTTGGATGTTTCATTTTAACAGTGATGtt ggcATGTTTGACATGTCATTGAATAAGCATTGCAATTGTGCGAAAGAATTTGAAGCAAGAAATTATCGATTACTAGGAGgatataagtataatatcGATTCAAAggttatatttacaaaagaaGAAATGCCAAATATTGTTTTGACCaacaaaaaagatatatgtaaCAGTGAGGAAGGGTTGCAAAGAAAAGTGAATAAATCAAATGGATGTTCACCAAGTATAACAAGAAGTCgtaaaaaagatatgaataaaaaatcttGTACATTTGAaaccaaaaaatattcccatttggaaaaaaaaatattcaaggAGCTTGATTATGagaattttcttaaaaaaaacagaacaaTTACTGATAagatgtacaaaaaaataatgcttaaaaaatacagattACGACTTACTTtacctttattatttttttcactgTTATTAATCATATTCTTAGTAGATTTATCATGGGATTTGATTGGTGGGAATGAGGGGTTATGGGGTGCATTAGGGCTTTCTACCCATTTAAAAATCTTGGCTGATGGTTCtctgaaaaattttttaggATTATTGAAAACGTTCAAGGGGTTTTGGAAACCTGCTTTTAAGGAAGCATCGACGGCTGTTAGtgaaataaacatattatgGAATTTATTTGgtattctaatatatttcataccGTTCGTTATATTGGGTTTCACATTAATACTGGGGATTATTTATcatcataaaaaagttaaaaaatatgaaaaaattaagttcagaaaaagataa